Proteins from a single region of Gambusia affinis linkage group LG12, SWU_Gaff_1.0, whole genome shotgun sequence:
- the rnf126 gene encoding E3 ubiquitin-protein ligase RNF126 isoform X1, translated as MAEAPPRPSRFFCHRCSAEISPRLPDYTCPHCESGFIEELPEEPSSSENGCASTSSASDQNRSSFENMDQNHLFAFPSGYGPFALGIFDENFDLRSRLSTEDNREAENRREREMASRQRYSARQPRGRHMPRRQGSRHEGVPTLEGIIQQLVNGIIAPATMPNTGMGPWGMLHSNPMDYAWGANGLDAIITQLLNQFENTGPPPADKERIKSLPTISITQEHVGAGLECPVCKEDYSVDESVRQLPCNHLFHNDCIVPWLEQHDTCPVCRKSLSGQNTATDPPVLSGINFSPPSSSSSSSPSSPSNENPGSNS; from the exons ATGGCCGAAGCCCCTCCACGGCCCAGCCGGTTTTTTTGTCACCGGTGTTCAGCAGAGATCTCGCCCCGTCTACCG GACTACACATGCCCACACTGTGAGTCTGGTTTCATTGAGGAACTACCTGAAGAACCAAG cAGTTCTGAAAATGGGTGTGCGTCCACGTCCTCTGCCAGTGATCAGAATCGCTCCAGCTTTGAG AACATGGATCAAAATCATTTATTCGCATTTCCATCGGGGTACGGCCCATTCGCCCTTGGGATTTTCGACGAAAACTTTGACCTTCGATCGAGATTATCCACAGAGGACAACCGGGAGGCAGAGAACAGGCGAGAAAGGGAAATGGCTTCACGGCAGCGATACAGTGCGAGGCAGCCGCGGGGTCGACACATGCCACGCCGGCAGGGTTCACGGCACGAAGGAGTGCCCACATTGGAGGG AATCATCCAGCAGCTCGTCAATGGAATCATAGCACCTGCAACCATGCCAAATACCGGGATGGGACCATG GGGTATGCTGCATTCCAATCCAATGGACTATGCCTGGGGGGCTAATGGACTGGATGCTATCATTACACAG ttattaaaccagtttgaaaacACCGGTCCTCCGCCAGCTGACAAAGAAAGAATAAAGAGTTTACCGACCATTTCCATTACACAAGAACACGTTG GTGCTGGGTTAGAGTGTCCTGTCTGCAAAGAAGACTACAGTGTTGACGAGAGTGTTAGGCAACTACCATGCAATCATTTGTTTCACAACGATTGTATAGTTCCATGGCTGGAGCAG CATGACACATGTCCCGTGTGCAGGAAGAGTCTTAGCGGTCAGAACACGGCCACAGACCCACCGGTCTTATCAGGAATCAACTTCTCTCcaccttcctcctcatcctcttcctctccaaGCTCACCTAGCAATGAAAATCCAGGGAGCAACTCATAG
- the rnf126 gene encoding E3 ubiquitin-protein ligase RNF126 isoform X2, with the protein MAEAPPRPSRFFCHRCSAEISPRLPDYTCPHCESGFIEELPEEPSSENGCASTSSASDQNRSSFENMDQNHLFAFPSGYGPFALGIFDENFDLRSRLSTEDNREAENRREREMASRQRYSARQPRGRHMPRRQGSRHEGVPTLEGIIQQLVNGIIAPATMPNTGMGPWGMLHSNPMDYAWGANGLDAIITQLLNQFENTGPPPADKERIKSLPTISITQEHVGAGLECPVCKEDYSVDESVRQLPCNHLFHNDCIVPWLEQHDTCPVCRKSLSGQNTATDPPVLSGINFSPPSSSSSSSPSSPSNENPGSNS; encoded by the exons ATGGCCGAAGCCCCTCCACGGCCCAGCCGGTTTTTTTGTCACCGGTGTTCAGCAGAGATCTCGCCCCGTCTACCG GACTACACATGCCCACACTGTGAGTCTGGTTTCATTGAGGAACTACCTGAAGAACCAAG TTCTGAAAATGGGTGTGCGTCCACGTCCTCTGCCAGTGATCAGAATCGCTCCAGCTTTGAG AACATGGATCAAAATCATTTATTCGCATTTCCATCGGGGTACGGCCCATTCGCCCTTGGGATTTTCGACGAAAACTTTGACCTTCGATCGAGATTATCCACAGAGGACAACCGGGAGGCAGAGAACAGGCGAGAAAGGGAAATGGCTTCACGGCAGCGATACAGTGCGAGGCAGCCGCGGGGTCGACACATGCCACGCCGGCAGGGTTCACGGCACGAAGGAGTGCCCACATTGGAGGG AATCATCCAGCAGCTCGTCAATGGAATCATAGCACCTGCAACCATGCCAAATACCGGGATGGGACCATG GGGTATGCTGCATTCCAATCCAATGGACTATGCCTGGGGGGCTAATGGACTGGATGCTATCATTACACAG ttattaaaccagtttgaaaacACCGGTCCTCCGCCAGCTGACAAAGAAAGAATAAAGAGTTTACCGACCATTTCCATTACACAAGAACACGTTG GTGCTGGGTTAGAGTGTCCTGTCTGCAAAGAAGACTACAGTGTTGACGAGAGTGTTAGGCAACTACCATGCAATCATTTGTTTCACAACGATTGTATAGTTCCATGGCTGGAGCAG CATGACACATGTCCCGTGTGCAGGAAGAGTCTTAGCGGTCAGAACACGGCCACAGACCCACCGGTCTTATCAGGAATCAACTTCTCTCcaccttcctcctcatcctcttcctctccaaGCTCACCTAGCAATGAAAATCCAGGGAGCAACTCATAG
- the sugp1 gene encoding SURP and G-patch domain-containing protein 1 isoform X2, translating to MESGDGGRGGWMSKPGQQQKNKMNMNILRQEKLIAQKKKEIEERMAEQAKLNAQTASKSLPPSLPIPQGPSSNKFANDGSFLQQFMKMQKEKTNNTSDSTSDSKTPLSSGPSPSGNALQRKSFLVGQRPGVKVSKMLSQFKSYAQPKKNPVLSQRPSVFSSPDDDDEEEETDYSKFLEMKVSPPVDSDTRLIINKMASFVAEGGPELEKKAMEDYKDDPMFSFLFDKSSLEYLYFKHKVAVLKNNLQKLENKSENVSPPVDLETQEIIENLARFVAEGGPEVEAIAIERNRENPAFSFLFDQQSPAYFLYRKKLQEYHFASQRSSPSPADSRTDVQRPVVSSLPVSSPQLTSTSMPQHQESEMPPVKRKRKSRWGSEEDKVQLPVPPIVIPQDVNVPDPNTPSLSAQELSGLGYKKGKPLGLVGVTELSEDQKRQIKEQQEMQEMYEMIMKHKRAMADMQKLWEKAIRDHQHEYDSDEEVDQDDGTWEHQLRKMEMEKTREWAESLTEMGKGKHFIGDFLPPEELEKFMETFKALKEGRDPDYSEYKEFKLTVENLGFRMLMKMGWKEGEGLGSEGQGIKAPVNKGTTAMNGAGFGVDRPAELSKGDDEYDAFRKRMMLAYRFRPNPLNNPRRPYY from the exons ATGGAGTCTGGCGATGGAG GACGAGGCGGGTGGATGTCCAAACCAGGtcagcagcaaaaaaacaaaatgaacatgaaTATTCTTCGCCAAGAGAAACTGATCGCTcagaagaaaaaggagattGAAGAAAGAATGGCAGAGCAAGCAAAACTGAATGCTCAGACAGCAAGCAAGTCCTTGCCTCCTAG TTTACCCATCCCTCAGGGACcttcttcaaataaatttgcaaatgaTGGAAGCTTCTTACAGCAGTTCATGaagatgcaaaaagaaaaaacaaacaatacttcaG ATTCCACCAGCGACTCCAAGACTCCTTTAAGTTCAGGTCCGTCTCCATCGGGAAACGCTTTGCAGAGGAAAAGCTTTTTGGTCGGCCAGCGGCCCGGTGTTAAAGTTAGCAAAATGCTCAGTCAGTTCAAGAGCTATGCCCAGCCCAAGAAGAACCCAGTTCTCAGCCAAAGGCCTAGCGTGTTTTCCTCTCCTGATGATgacgatgaggaagaggagactgATTACTCCAAGTTCTTAGAGATGAAAG TCTCTCCCCCAGTGGATTCAGACACCAGACTCATTATCAACAAGATGGCCTCTTTCGTGGCAGAAGGAGGACCTGAGCTGGAGAAGAAGGCAATGGAGGACTACAAAGATGATCCTATGTTCTC GTTCTTATTTGATAAAAGCAGCTTGGAGTATCTCTACTTCAAACACAAAGTTGCAGTTTTGAAGAACAATTTGCAGAAACTTgagaataaatcagaaaatg TCTCCCCCCCAGTGGACCTGGAAACCCAGGAAATCATTGAAAATCTGGCCCGGTTTGTGGCGGAGGGTGGCCCTGAGGTTGAAGCCATCGCCATTGAACGCAACAGAGAAAATCCCGCATTCAG CTTTTTATTCGACCAGCAAAGTCCAGCCTACTTTCTCTACAGAAAGAAACTACAAGAGTACCATTTTGCATCTCAGCGCTCTTCACCGTCACCAGCAGATTCCAGGACAGACGTCCAGCGTCCAGTTGTGTCTTCATTACCTGTAAGCTCTCCACAGCTGACCAGCACATCAATGCCTCAACATCAGGAGTCAGAAATGCCTCCAGTCAAACGAAAGAGGAAGAGCAGATGGGGGTCGGAAGAAGACAAAGTGCAGTTGCCAGTTCCACCAATTGTTATTCCCCAAGATGTTAATGTCCCAGATCCTAACACACCCTCCTTATCTG CTCAAGAGCTGAGTGGTCTTGGTTATAAGAAGGGAAAGCCTCTTGGTTTGGTTGGAGTGACTGAGCTCTCTGAGGACCAGAAGAGACAAATCAAGGAACAACAAGAG ATGCAAGAGATGTATGAAATGATCATGAAGCACAAACGTGCAATGGCAGACATGCAGAAGTTGTGGGAGAAAGCCATTAGAGATCACCAACATGAGTATGACAGTGATGAAGAAGTGGACCAGGATGACGGCACCTGGGAGCATCAGCTGAGAAAGATGGAGATGGAGAAGACGCGTG AGTGGGCGGAGTCTCTGACCGAAATGGGGAAAGGGAAACATTTCATTGGAGACTTCCTTCCCCCTGAGGAGCTGGAAAAATTTATGGAGACCTTCAAGGCTCTCAAG GAAGGCCGGGACCCCGACTACTCAGAGTATAAAGAGTTTAAGTTGACGGTGGAGAATCTTGGTTTCCGGATGCTCATGAAAATGGGCTGGAAGGAAGGAGAAGGCCTTGGCAGTGAAGGACAAGGAATCAAAGCTCCTGTTAACAA AGGAACTACCGCCATGAACGGTGCAGGGTTCGGAGTCGATCGTCCAGCTGAGCTATCGAAAGGCGATGATGAGTATGACGCTTTCAGAAAGAGGATGATGCTTGCCTACCGCTTCAGGCCCAATCCCCTG AATAATCCACGGAGGCCATATTACTGA
- the sugp1 gene encoding SURP and G-patch domain-containing protein 1 isoform X1 — protein MVGCCVFKCVLGRGGWMSKPGQQQKNKMNMNILRQEKLIAQKKKEIEERMAEQAKLNAQTASKSLPPSLPIPQGPSSNKFANDGSFLQQFMKMQKEKTNNTSDSTSDSKTPLSSGPSPSGNALQRKSFLVGQRPGVKVSKMLSQFKSYAQPKKNPVLSQRPSVFSSPDDDDEEEETDYSKFLEMKVSPPVDSDTRLIINKMASFVAEGGPELEKKAMEDYKDDPMFSFLFDKSSLEYLYFKHKVAVLKNNLQKLENKSENVSPPVDLETQEIIENLARFVAEGGPEVEAIAIERNRENPAFSFLFDQQSPAYFLYRKKLQEYHFASQRSSPSPADSRTDVQRPVVSSLPVSSPQLTSTSMPQHQESEMPPVKRKRKSRWGSEEDKVQLPVPPIVIPQDVNVPDPNTPSLSAQELSGLGYKKGKPLGLVGVTELSEDQKRQIKEQQEMQEMYEMIMKHKRAMADMQKLWEKAIRDHQHEYDSDEEVDQDDGTWEHQLRKMEMEKTREWAESLTEMGKGKHFIGDFLPPEELEKFMETFKALKEGRDPDYSEYKEFKLTVENLGFRMLMKMGWKEGEGLGSEGQGIKAPVNKGTTAMNGAGFGVDRPAELSKGDDEYDAFRKRMMLAYRFRPNPLNNPRRPYY, from the exons ATGGTTGGATGTTGTGTTTTCAAATGTGTCTTAGGACGAGGCGGGTGGATGTCCAAACCAGGtcagcagcaaaaaaacaaaatgaacatgaaTATTCTTCGCCAAGAGAAACTGATCGCTcagaagaaaaaggagattGAAGAAAGAATGGCAGAGCAAGCAAAACTGAATGCTCAGACAGCAAGCAAGTCCTTGCCTCCTAG TTTACCCATCCCTCAGGGACcttcttcaaataaatttgcaaatgaTGGAAGCTTCTTACAGCAGTTCATGaagatgcaaaaagaaaaaacaaacaatacttcaG ATTCCACCAGCGACTCCAAGACTCCTTTAAGTTCAGGTCCGTCTCCATCGGGAAACGCTTTGCAGAGGAAAAGCTTTTTGGTCGGCCAGCGGCCCGGTGTTAAAGTTAGCAAAATGCTCAGTCAGTTCAAGAGCTATGCCCAGCCCAAGAAGAACCCAGTTCTCAGCCAAAGGCCTAGCGTGTTTTCCTCTCCTGATGATgacgatgaggaagaggagactgATTACTCCAAGTTCTTAGAGATGAAAG TCTCTCCCCCAGTGGATTCAGACACCAGACTCATTATCAACAAGATGGCCTCTTTCGTGGCAGAAGGAGGACCTGAGCTGGAGAAGAAGGCAATGGAGGACTACAAAGATGATCCTATGTTCTC GTTCTTATTTGATAAAAGCAGCTTGGAGTATCTCTACTTCAAACACAAAGTTGCAGTTTTGAAGAACAATTTGCAGAAACTTgagaataaatcagaaaatg TCTCCCCCCCAGTGGACCTGGAAACCCAGGAAATCATTGAAAATCTGGCCCGGTTTGTGGCGGAGGGTGGCCCTGAGGTTGAAGCCATCGCCATTGAACGCAACAGAGAAAATCCCGCATTCAG CTTTTTATTCGACCAGCAAAGTCCAGCCTACTTTCTCTACAGAAAGAAACTACAAGAGTACCATTTTGCATCTCAGCGCTCTTCACCGTCACCAGCAGATTCCAGGACAGACGTCCAGCGTCCAGTTGTGTCTTCATTACCTGTAAGCTCTCCACAGCTGACCAGCACATCAATGCCTCAACATCAGGAGTCAGAAATGCCTCCAGTCAAACGAAAGAGGAAGAGCAGATGGGGGTCGGAAGAAGACAAAGTGCAGTTGCCAGTTCCACCAATTGTTATTCCCCAAGATGTTAATGTCCCAGATCCTAACACACCCTCCTTATCTG CTCAAGAGCTGAGTGGTCTTGGTTATAAGAAGGGAAAGCCTCTTGGTTTGGTTGGAGTGACTGAGCTCTCTGAGGACCAGAAGAGACAAATCAAGGAACAACAAGAG ATGCAAGAGATGTATGAAATGATCATGAAGCACAAACGTGCAATGGCAGACATGCAGAAGTTGTGGGAGAAAGCCATTAGAGATCACCAACATGAGTATGACAGTGATGAAGAAGTGGACCAGGATGACGGCACCTGGGAGCATCAGCTGAGAAAGATGGAGATGGAGAAGACGCGTG AGTGGGCGGAGTCTCTGACCGAAATGGGGAAAGGGAAACATTTCATTGGAGACTTCCTTCCCCCTGAGGAGCTGGAAAAATTTATGGAGACCTTCAAGGCTCTCAAG GAAGGCCGGGACCCCGACTACTCAGAGTATAAAGAGTTTAAGTTGACGGTGGAGAATCTTGGTTTCCGGATGCTCATGAAAATGGGCTGGAAGGAAGGAGAAGGCCTTGGCAGTGAAGGACAAGGAATCAAAGCTCCTGTTAACAA AGGAACTACCGCCATGAACGGTGCAGGGTTCGGAGTCGATCGTCCAGCTGAGCTATCGAAAGGCGATGATGAGTATGACGCTTTCAGAAAGAGGATGATGCTTGCCTACCGCTTCAGGCCCAATCCCCTG AATAATCCACGGAGGCCATATTACTGA